The Streptomyces sp. NBC_00576 genome contains the following window.
GCGCTGACCGTGGGCCTGGCGAAGGAACTCGGTCCGGACGGCGTCCGCGTCAACGCCGTGGCCCCGGGCATCATCGACACCGAGATGCACGCGACGATGGGCGACCCGGGCCGGGCGGAACGCGCGGCCACGACGATCCCGCTCCGCAGACCCGGGCTGGCCGAGGAAGTCGCGGCTGCCATCGCCTGGTTGATGTCCGACGAGGCCTCCTACACCACGGGCGCGGTGCTGCGGGTGGCCGGCGGGCGGTGACGCTGCGTGGCGAGAGGGGGAGGTGAGAGGCGGTGTACGAATCAGTGGTCCGGGGCGTCGGACAGACGCCCCGCTCTCCTGTCGTGGACCTCGTGGTCAGGCCGCCTCGATGATCTCGCCACGTATCGCCGCGGCCCACCTGACCACCAACAGCTCGTACTCCTCACGCTCTTGGGCCGAGAGGGAGCCGCCCGCGCGGAGCCAGAGGGCACGGATCTGCTCGTTCAACGCGGCGGCAGACCGCACGGAACCAGAGGCCAGGGAATCGGGGGACATGCGTATCAGCGTAGGGGCAGGGACTGACAGTGCGCTACCAAGTGGCTACTCACACGGTATGTGGTTGGTCACGGTCGCCGGACCGTGACTGTGTCAGCCCGACGACTCGGCCGCGTGCGGGCTCAGGGCGCCCGTCGCCACCAGCGCGATGATCACGATGCCGAGGGCGACGCGGTAGTAGACGAACGGCATGAACGACTTGGTGCTGATGAACTTCATGAACCACGCGATCACCGCGTATCCGACCGCGAAGGCGATCACCGTCGCGAACGCCGTCGGACCCCAGGAGACATGACCGCCCTCCGACGCGTCCTTGAGTTCGAACACACCCGAGGCGAGCACGGCCGGCATGGCCAGCAGGAAGGAGTAACGGGCCGCCGCCTCACGGGTGTAGCCCATGAACAGGCCGCCACTGATGGTCGCGCCGGACCGGGAGACACCGGGGACCAGCGCCATCGCCTGGCACAGGCCGTAGATCAGACCGTCCCGTACGTTCAGGTCCTTCAGGCCCTTGCGCTCCCTGGCCGCCCGGTGCTTCCCGCCGGTCTCGTCACGCGCCGCGAGCCGGTCGGCGACGCCGATGACGATGCCCATCACGATCAGCATCGTCGCGGTGATCCGCAGATCCCGGAACGGCCCCTCGATCTGGTCCTTGAGCGTGACCCCGAGGACGCCGATCGGAATCGAGCCGACGATCACCAGCCAGCCCATCTGCGCGTCGTGGTCGCTGCGCATCGCCTTGTTGGTGAGCGAGCGGAACCATGCCGAAAGGATCCGCCCCACGTCCTTGCGGAAGTAGATCAGCACCGCCGCTTCCGTACCCAGCTGCGTGATCGCGGTGAAGGCCGCACCCGGGTCCTCCCAGCCGGAGAACGCTGCCGTCAGGCGCAGATGCGCGCTGGAGGAGACGGGGAGGAACTCGGTCAGCCCCTGGACGAGTCCGAGGATGAGGGATTCAAACCAAGACATGAAGTTACGTGGTCCAAGCGCTGATCGTGGAAGGGCCGACGACACACCGGGCCGCCGTGCGCGAAGCGAAGGTCGGCGAGGATCAGGTGTGTTGGGGGCAGCCTAGCGGCCTCCGACGACAGGCCGAGCACAGGGGGCGGGGTCAAGGGGTGGCAAAGGGCGGGGTTCTCCAGATTGCTCACCCGCAGCGTCCACCCCGTGGACACCCCCACTGCGGTGTTGACCGGCCGCTCGAGCGGAACATACGTTGCCAGCGAAGAGAAAGCGCTTGCTGCCCCCGGATCAGGGTCCGGAGTCATCACGCGTTGGCCCACGTCAGTCATCGCGTCCGATGGAGTGCTGATCACGCACATGACCACACCCGCAACCAACCCCGACACCGCCCCCGCCGCCCCGGGGAGCCCTCCTGCCGTCGGCCTCACCGCACAGCCCTCGCCGGTCCCGCTCACCGGCCGTCGTATCCGGGCCGCCGTCATCGGGGCGGGCGCCATCGGGCGCGGGTCGCATCTGCCGGCGCTCGCCCAGCTGGCCGGCGAGGGCGAGACGGAGGTCGTCGCCGCCGTCGACATCAACGCCGACGCGGTGAAGGCGTTCTGCGCGGAGAGCGGGATTCCGCACGCGTACACCGACCTGGCGCAGATGCTCCGGGAGCAGCGGCCCGACCTGGTGACCATCTGTACGC
Protein-coding sequences here:
- a CDS encoding undecaprenyl-diphosphate phosphatase; amino-acid sequence: MSWFESLILGLVQGLTEFLPVSSSAHLRLTAAFSGWEDPGAAFTAITQLGTEAAVLIYFRKDVGRILSAWFRSLTNKAMRSDHDAQMGWLVIVGSIPIGVLGVTLKDQIEGPFRDLRITATMLIVMGIVIGVADRLAARDETGGKHRAARERKGLKDLNVRDGLIYGLCQAMALVPGVSRSGATISGGLFMGYTREAAARYSFLLAMPAVLASGVFELKDASEGGHVSWGPTAFATVIAFAVGYAVIAWFMKFISTKSFMPFVYYRVALGIVIIALVATGALSPHAAESSG